ACTACTTTCGTACAGCAGTTGCAGGAGCACAAGTGAATAAGCATGATTTTCCGAAAATTCATTTTTACGATCAGGATTTTGTAGATATTTATAATAAAACGTGGTCGATGCTTGCAGATTTTTGGATCGACCCTGCGACGTCAAAAGACTCGCCGACAGGCTGCTTTTTATATCCCGAAAGCGGAAAGTGTATCATCGATCAATTCGAATCGATTTTCTCTTCTTTTTTTCTCGTATATTCGAACCGCAATTTCAATGCGAGTCAAAATATCGATTACTTTTACAACAAGCAGGAAAAAAACGGCGCGATCCGCTGGAGATACGACGCGAAAACCGGAAAACCCGTTCTGCCGAAAACGAATCCCCAGGGCGCGGGTATGCCGCTTTTTGCTTGGGCGGAATTCAATCTCTACCACAAATCCGCGAACAAGCGGCGTATAAAAGAGGTCATGCCGAAACTGCAAAAATACATGACATGGCTCGACGAAACGTTTAAGCGGGAAAACGGCTTATATGCCGTCCCCTTTACTGCAGGCACGATGTTCAACGCTCCGCGCGAAAAAAGCGTATACCCCGTCGATTTCAATGCGGCTATGGCGATCAACGCGTCTCACATGTCCGCTCTCGGTGATATCCTCAACGATAAGGATTTGAGCTTCCAATATCGGCGCATGTACTTTTCGATCAAAACGCGGATCAATTCGCTTATGTGGGACGACGCGACGCGTTTTTACCACGATCTCAATAAAGACGGGAACCGTTTAAGCGAAAAAACGATAGCGGGTTTTTGGCCGCTTCTCGCCGAAATCCCGAACGCCGATAAAGCGGAACTGCTCATCTCCCACTTGAGCAATCCCGAAACTTTCGGTACCGATCATCCGTTTCCGACGCTTTCGGCCGACAGCAGATCGTTTAAAAAATCGGGTGAAGGATTTTGCGGCAGCGTGTTTCCCGCGTTCAATTTTATGGTCATCAAAGGACTCGAAAAATACCGCCACTACGAACTTGCGCGCGAGTGTTCCATACGCCATCTCTACTACATACTCGAAGGGCTTATGCCGAACGACCCGAAAGAAAAGGGCGACGTGTACGAAGCGTATCTGCCGACGAAAGAAGGCAAAGCGTCCATGTCGAAAGATTCGGGCTTTCCGCGTCCGCACTATCTCATCACCGTCGGTCTTTCGACGATAGCGCTGATGATAGAAAACGTCATCGGCCTTTCGATAAGTCTTCCGCGCAAAACGGTCGACTGGATTATCCCGAACCTCGAAATCATGGGCATCGAAAACCTGTCGCTCAAGCGAAATCTCATAACGATATTGAGCAACAAAAGCAGCCGCGGCTGGGAAATCCAAATGGAAAGCGAAAAGCTCTACTACTTTACGATCAATATCCTCGATCAAAAGAAAAAGACGCTGCCCATTCCGTCCGGCAAATGTTCCATGCTTATCGATAAATTATAAACGCTTCGGAACACGCTGTATTTTCAAAAGCGTGTGAAATATGCGGCAGACAAAAATTCCGAATACGTCAGCGAATGGCGAAGTGTTTTTGTTTGAACTTTTTCAGCATTGCGACGGCGTTCCGTTTACCGTTAAAGACAAAGCCGCCGTTCCAGTATTCGACCGCCGCAAAGAGGGCATTTCCGCCGTCGTGTTCGTCGCTCGATGCCGTTCGGAACGAAACGTAGTTTGCGAGGTCTTCGAAATTCTGCGTGCGCAGGCATTCGATTCTTTTGCGGTTGAATTCGTTCCATGCCTCAAGATTTTTAAAGCCTTCGCCTTCGTCCTGCACGATGAGATGGGCATGGCCGGGACTGAACGAATACCAGACGGTTACCTTTTTGTTCATGTCGCAGCGGTTGCCGTGTTTGACGGCGTTTTTGATCACTTCGCTTATCTGCTGTTCAAGCAGATTCAGCTCTCTGATTTCCGTCGGCGCGGACTGAACGATGAGGAGCGTAAAATACCTGATCTGTCTGAAATCCGACGGAAACGTTTTTACGAGCATATTTTCCGTATTGAATAGGGGATCATTGTCATCCGAATGAAGTTCTTTTATCGCTTCTTCGCGTGCCATAGTGTAAACTCCTTTTTTAATTTTCGTTTTGCAATAAGTTCGTGTAACGGTATTATTCAATGACTTATGAAAGACGAGCGGAAGCGCAATTATCAACCTTCCGCTCTTGTGTCGTATTTTCGCAAGATAAACGTTATTCCTTCACCATCTGCAACGCGTCTTCGATGCTGTTTGCGATCGGAAAATATCCTGTCAGCTTTGTCAGTTCGATGACTTTTTTTACGGACCCGTGGATATTCGCAATTGAAAGGCGCAGGTTCATCTTTTTTATCGTAGAGCAAATATAGATGAGCGCTCCGATTCCCGACGAATCGATATAATCGACCTGTTCCAAATTGATGATGAAAAACTTGACGTTTTTTTCCAGCATTTTCATGACAAGCTCTTTGAGCTTATAGGAATTGTACAGATCCATCTCTCCATTTACGTCAATGATATAGATGTCGCCGTTTTTTCGGATTTTCAGTTCCATAAAATACGCTCCTTCCTAATTCATTTAATTTTTATGACCAAAAGGCTTTGATCGTCGTATTGCTGCGCCCCTTCCGAATGCCGCTTCACATCCGCTTTTACGCGTTCGGCAATCTCCGTCCCTGCAAGCGCGTGATTTTCTTTGATGACTTGCATGAGGCGCGACGCGGAATATTGTACACCGGATTCGCTTAAGCATTCAAGCAATCCGTCCGTACAGGTTACGAGGATGTCACCTCTTTCGAGCTGTAATAGTTCATCGGCAAAATCCGAGGTTTTTTCGACGCCGAGCGGTTCGTTTTGTTTTGACAGCTGCGACACTTCGCCGGTTTTCGCCCGGTAGACGAGTACGGGATTGATGCCGCTCGTCGAAATTTTGGTTTCTCTTGTCAATGGATTATAGTCGATGAGCGCGATACTTGCAAAGTGATCTTCTATGCCGTTTTCCGCACACAGTCCGCGGTTGATCCATTTTAAAATAGCGGCAGGGCTTTGGGGAGTCGCGGCTGTCATGCGCAGCATCGTGCGAATCATCACCATGACGCTGAACGAGTTCATACCTTTTCCGACAACATCCGACATGACGAAAAGCGTACGGTCTTTGCGTACTGCGAGGATATCGTAGTAGTCACCGCACACGTTTTCGTTTTGTACCGACCATGCTCCGAGCGATATGCCGGTCATTTCCGGAATTTTTTCAAGGATGAATTTCTTTTGGAATTTCGCCGCAGTATTGCCTTCTTCCGTGAAACTGCGTTTTTCGCTGTAGTCGAGAAAGCTTAAAAGCGTACGGAGCGCCGAAGCGGCCGCTTCGGTGAGCGTCTTCGCGTGTTCGAAATCGAGTTCCGAAAAGCCTTCTTTTTTCGGATCCCGCGACAGCGCCGAAACACCGACGATTCTGCCTTGTACGCGGATCGGAACGCAGATATAGCTGCCGCAAGCGAGAAAGTCTTCCGGTCCGTTTTGATAGATGCGCGGGTCTTGGACGGAATTTTTTATAAGCACCGCTTCGCCCGAAGACGCGACTTCTCCGAAAATGTTTTCGGAAAGCTGGAATTGCATATAGCGGAAATTCGCTTCCACCCGTACCGGTTTGTGCGGCAGCGTATCCGGCAGTTTATACGGAGGCGGAAAAGAGCCTTTCATGGAACGGACGGTGAGAAAGTTGTCGAATTCGTCCGACAGGAGAATGACGCAGCCGTCGGCTTTGACCGCTTCGGTGAGCTTTGCATTGAAGTAGTCGAGAAATTGATTTAAGCTGTCGTCATGCGAAAAAAGCTCGGCGGCTTTTGCGGCGAATTCTTCGTTTGCCCCGATTTTTTTTTCATACGATATGTTTGCAAGCGACTCGTGTTCGACTTTTTCGTGCACTTCGGAAGCTTGTTTTTTTTCCCGTTTTTTCGAATCGCCGAATGCAAGGATGATAAAGTAAGGCAGGATAAGGAGTTCCGAAGCAAAAAA
This Treponema socranskii subsp. buccale DNA region includes the following protein-coding sequences:
- a CDS encoding MGH1-like glycoside hydrolase domain-containing protein, with the protein product MNKHDFPKIHFYDQDFVDIYNKTWSMLADFWIDPATSKDSPTGCFLYPESGKCIIDQFESIFSSFFLVYSNRNFNASQNIDYFYNKQEKNGAIRWRYDAKTGKPVLPKTNPQGAGMPLFAWAEFNLYHKSANKRRIKEVMPKLQKYMTWLDETFKRENGLYAVPFTAGTMFNAPREKSVYPVDFNAAMAINASHMSALGDILNDKDLSFQYRRMYFSIKTRINSLMWDDATRFYHDLNKDGNRLSEKTIAGFWPLLAEIPNADKAELLISHLSNPETFGTDHPFPTLSADSRSFKKSGEGFCGSVFPAFNFMVIKGLEKYRHYELARECSIRHLYYILEGLMPNDPKEKGDVYEAYLPTKEGKASMSKDSGFPRPHYLITVGLSTIALMIENVIGLSISLPRKTVDWIIPNLEIMGIENLSLKRNLITILSNKSSRGWEIQMESEKLYYFTINILDQKKKTLPIPSGKCSMLIDKL
- a CDS encoding ATP-binding protein, yielding MAREEAIKELHSDDNDPLFNTENMLVKTFPSDFRQIRYFTLLIVQSAPTEIRELNLLEQQISEVIKNAVKHGNRCDMNKKVTVWYSFSPGHAHLIVQDEGEGFKNLEAWNEFNRKRIECLRTQNFEDLANYVSFRTASSDEHDGGNALFAAVEYWNGGFVFNGKRNAVAMLKKFKQKHFAIR
- a CDS encoding anti-sigma factor antagonist (This anti-anti-sigma factor, or anti-sigma factor antagonist, belongs to a family that includes characterized members SpoIIAA, RsbV, RsfA, and RsfB.), translated to MELKIRKNGDIYIIDVNGEMDLYNSYKLKELVMKMLEKNVKFFIINLEQVDYIDSSGIGALIYICSTIKKMNLRLSIANIHGSVKKVIELTKLTGYFPIANSIEDALQMVKE
- a CDS encoding GAF domain-containing SpoIIE family protein phosphatase; this encodes MYSIESFIHIPIIGAAVLLAILFALLVVIRCRNTAKASFVLYIALGILFAGLIRMFRSSSGLYFVSAFFASELLILPYFIILAFGDSKKREKKQASEVHEKVEHESLANISYEKKIGANEEFAAKAAELFSHDDSLNQFLDYFNAKLTEAVKADGCVILLSDEFDNFLTVRSMKGSFPPPYKLPDTLPHKPVRVEANFRYMQFQLSENIFGEVASSGEAVLIKNSVQDPRIYQNGPEDFLACGSYICVPIRVQGRIVGVSALSRDPKKEGFSELDFEHAKTLTEAAASALRTLLSFLDYSEKRSFTEEGNTAAKFQKKFILEKIPEMTGISLGAWSVQNENVCGDYYDILAVRKDRTLFVMSDVVGKGMNSFSVMVMIRTMLRMTAATPQSPAAILKWINRGLCAENGIEDHFASIALIDYNPLTRETKISTSGINPVLVYRAKTGEVSQLSKQNEPLGVEKTSDFADELLQLERGDILVTCTDGLLECLSESGVQYSASRLMQVIKENHALAGTEIAERVKADVKRHSEGAQQYDDQSLLVIKIK